One Halomonas sp. THAF5a genomic region harbors:
- the nrdR gene encoding transcriptional regulator NrdR has protein sequence MHCPFCGANDTRVTDSRLVVEGDQVRRRRQCAACGERFTTYETAELVMPRVIKSDGTREVFDEAKLRAGMLRALEKRPVSAESIEAAVERIRQHLRARGEREIHARDIGEEVMQALKRLDQVAYIRFASVYRRFQDIDEFRAEIDRLAQEPGFPDDPAGGR, from the coding sequence ATGCATTGCCCCTTCTGTGGCGCCAACGACACGCGCGTGACCGATTCCCGCCTGGTGGTGGAGGGGGATCAGGTGAGGCGGCGTCGGCAGTGCGCGGCCTGCGGCGAGCGCTTTACCACCTACGAGACCGCCGAGCTGGTGATGCCCCGGGTGATCAAGTCCGACGGCACCCGGGAGGTCTTCGACGAGGCCAAGCTGCGCGCCGGCATGCTGCGCGCCCTGGAGAAGCGCCCCGTCAGCGCCGAGTCGATCGAGGCGGCGGTGGAGCGCATCCGCCAGCACCTGCGGGCCCGCGGTGAGCGTGAGATCCATGCCCGGGACATCGGCGAGGAGGTCATGCAGGCCCTCAAGCGCCTCGACCAGGTCGCCTACATCCGCTTCGCCTCGGTCTACCGCCGCTTCCAGGATATCGACGAGTTCCGCGCCGAGATCGACCGCCTGGCCCAGGAGCCCGGCTTCCCCGACGACCCCGCCGGAGGGCGATGA